CAATGGCATAAAGAATCTCGCCAACTGCTTTGCCGCCATTTACGCGAGACCACGAAGTGTCTATTCCTTCAAACAAGTCCTTTGCATTTTTGGGCATATCGCCTTTCAATAATTCTATATATTCATTTTCGGAACCTCTTTGAGATAAGCGACCAAAACCTTGGCATAGGTGTTGACTACTAGCTAAAGCGGCAATTTCGTTGTTAGATTTTCCTAAAGTAGGATAATAGGTGCCAATGTCTAAATTGACCATCTTTGATTTATCAGCTTTGTCAAATTTTTCTTGGCTCCCATAGAACCACCATGAAGTGTTGAAAAACAACCTTTGTGGTTGCCAAGTTTCAGTAAGTTCTAATTGTTTGCTGTAGGCATTTTTATCGTTCGCTAGGTCAAAGGCTTCAAAACTCAACATAGCAGAAGAAGTATGGTGTCCGTGAGTTGTTCCCGGACTTCTATGGTCAAAGCGGTTGATAATCACATCTGGTTTAAAATTGCGAATGGCCCAAACTACATCACCTAAAACCTTCTCTTTGTTCCAAATTTTCAAGGTTTCATCTGGATGTTTAGAATACCCAAAATCATTTGCTCGCGAAAAAAACTGTTCGCCTCCATCTACACGTCTAGCAGCTAAAAGTTCTTGCGTACGTAAAACACCAAGAAGTTCGCGAAGTTCTGGACCAATTAGGTTTTGACCGCCGTCACCTCTTGTCAAAGATAGGTAACCAGTTCGGGCTTTTGTTTTATTAGATAGGTAGGAAATAAGCCTTGTGTTCTCATCATCTGGGTGTGCGGCAATATACAGTGCCGTACCCAAAAAATTCAACTTTTCAAGTGAATGGTAAATTTCGGAAGTTGATTGTTGCACAGGTTTCTGTGCATTGGTAATATTTGAAGACAAGAGTATTCCGGCAAAGATTGCCAAAAGATAGCGCATAAAGTTGGTTTTTGTTTGGACGAAGCCACTGATTTACAGAGACGGCACCATATCAAAGATAGAAAGTTTAAAAAGGGTAGACGGTTTTTTTAGAACTTCTTTAACAAAAATTAATTGATGCTATGTTTAAGTAAAAGAGGGTAATTGCTATTAAGTCTCTTCGCTGCCGTCTGGTGTGTCTTCCGAACTATAGATTAAGGTAACCGCTTTTTGCATCATTAAGTTGTTTGGGTATACCAATAACTCTCCGTTAGATTTTCTTAAACTCACGTGAAATGCTCTAATATCCTCTATCAAAAAGGGCTCTTCTGATTCAATATCTTTGTCTAAAATTTTTACGCGATCCCCTATTTTAAATGGGAATGAAAAGAATAAAATTGCGCCGGCCGTAATGTTGCTGAGAATAGACCAACTAGCAAAAAGAGCAACTCCTATTACGGCAAACACAGAAGAAAAAACAAGGCCCACTTCTCTGAAATTTACTCCCCAAATAAATGAAATAACACCAATGCCAACTAGTGTTAAAAGCATTGATGCGTATTTTGTAATTAAAAGCGTACGTGCTTCAACAATATCACTAATTCTACCAATCTTCCGAATGGTCTTATCCGTTACAAACTTTAGAATAAGAAGTAAACAAAATGTTATAGCTGTTGCTATCATTTCGTTCTTGTTCGACAATAGAAATTCTTGCATAAATTTATAGACCTAAACTATCGCGCAAAGATAAATCCTTATTTCTATTTTGTTGCCAATAAGGTGTTTTTAATGTTTTAATTTTTGTAGCTGTAGAAGTCATTTGTTTGGCATTTTTACCAAAACCACTTGTGAAGGTGTCAGACCAGCTTTCAATACTATGTGGGAAAGTGGTTGTGAAGTTAATAGTTAGTGTTCTTTCTAATTCAGGATAGAAAATTTTATACGACGTAATCCCATTTTCATCACTTATAGAAATAGTTGAGTTGTATGGTTTTAATTCCTTGTGTGACAATCGTATGTACTCTAAAGATGGAATGATTTTTAAATTACCTGTTGGTAAAGATTCTGGTGCGATTCTAATTTTGTTCCAAAGTTCATTTTCTAGTGTCGTTTTTTCCAATTCAAAGTTTTGGTCGGCTTCAGTTTCAAAATATGAATGGGACATTATGTCAAATTTTTCACGATTATTTAGCTGAGCATAAACCTGTCCGCACCACTCCTGAGCGGAGAAAGAAACCTTAAGAGCATGGTTGTTATCGTTTACTGGAGAAAAAGTGCTGGTCATGATGGAGTAGGGATAAATTCCAGTAAGATATTTTTTAGTGCTGTTCAGCTTTAAAACAGGAATATTATCAGGGTTTGGCCCATCTGCTTTTACTTGTTTTTTATTTAGAAATGGTTCTGTAACATAAACAAGAACAGCTTTTCCTTCACGGATTTCTCCGTAGCGCGCTAGTTGCAGTTTGTATGATGTTACTTCTGCTTCTCCTGCGTACCAGTATTTTTTGAATTCGCTTGAAAGTTCTCTCTTTGGTGAGTCTTCTGCTTTTTCCGTATGAAGTGCAATGTCTTTTTTTGTATTTTGTTTAGCTTCTTTACAAGATTGGGTAAAAGATAATAGTAAGGTAAAAAGAAGGAATGAAAGACTAAGTTTTGTTCTGGTTTGCATAGGGTAGTAGTTTTTCTAAAATTAACCAAAAAGAACTATTTGACCATGGTTCTTAACGTTTTGTATACCAATTGCGTTGGAAGACCTACAACATTAGGGTAAGACCCTTTTATTTCTTCAATACCGATAAGGCCTATCCATTCTTGAATGCCGTAAGCTCCGGCTTTATCATAAGGTTTGTAAGTGTTGATGTAAAAGTGGATTTCTTCTTCCAATAAATGTCTAAACTTAACTTTGGTAATTTGGTGAACTACCTTTTGAGTATTGGAAGTCGTAAAACATACCGAAGTAATAACATCATGCCAATCCCCAGAAAGAGTGCTCAGCATATCATAGGCTTCCTGTGCATCGGCCGCTTTTGCTAAGGATAATCCATTGTGCCAAACAACCGTGTCTGAGGTAATCAGGATTTCATTGGTTTTTAAAGAGCCTTCAAATACATCGGCTTTTAGTTTAGCTAGGTAATCACTAATTTCACTTCCTTCTAATTCAAAAGGATAAACTTCATCTACAGGTTTTAACCGTACTTCAAAAGGAAGCCCCATTTCTGTAAGAAACTGATGTCTTCTTGGGGAGCCACTAGCAAGAATTATGGAATGGTTATTTAAATCTAGCATAGTTAATCATTTGCAGCACTGAAGTTACTCATCCAATCTCCGTTAACCTTTAAAACCTGCTCGATAACATCCCGTACACAACCTTCTCCTCCATTTTTGTGAGAAACATACATAGATGTTGCTTTTACTTCAGGAACGGCGTTTTGGGGGCACGTAGGCAAGGCTACCGTTTTCATTGGTGGGATGTCTGGAATGTCATCTCCCATGTACAGCATTGTGCTAGGGGCAATATTGTTGTTCGCCATGTATTCATTTAGCGCATCCATTTTTTGATGTGCTCCAAGATAAATGTCGGTAACACCAAGTTCTTGCAATCGCTTTCGAACTCCTTCGTTGGTGCCTCCGGAAATAATGCAAATTTTATAGCCTTTTTGTAAAGCCGTTTTAACTGCATAACCATCTTTTACGCTCATTGTTCTAAGCATTTCTCCCTCAGAGGTAATAATTAGTGTGCTGTCAGTAAAAACGCCGTCGACATCAAAAACAAAAGTGTTAATATTTTTAAGGTACTCTTTATAGCTCTTTTCCATAAGTTAATTGTATTGAGTTGCTTAGCTGCTCATAAATGGCTTTGTACTCAGGATTTTTTAATTGTTCTAAGTGGTTAGATATAGTGTTGAAATCTCCTCGTTTTCCGGGGCCGGTTTGTGCTTCGTAAGGAGTTAGGGATTCAATCTTTTTTGCTGTTTCTTGTATAAGAGGACTCAGAATTTCAAAAGGGATAGTGTTCTCTTTGCAAATTTCAGAACCAATATGATATAGGTGATTCGTAAAATTATTTACAAATACAGCAGCAAGGTGAAGGCTTTTTCTTTGTTTAGAATCTATCTCATAAATATTTTTAGAAATAAGGCTTGCTAGCTTTTTTAATAAGTTAAGGTCTTCTTTCGTATTCGCTTCCAAACAGATTGGAATATTATTGAAATCTATAGCTTTTGATTTGCTAAATGATTGTAATGGGTAAAAAACACCATGCCTCCCATGTTTGGAAAGTTGACTCATAGAGGTGCTTCCTGAGGTGTGAACAAGCAACCCGTTATTAATCTTAACTTCCTCTGATATAGATTGTATTGCGTCATCACTTAAAGCGATAATATATATATCAGAAGATTTTAGGTTCGAGAAATCTGATGTGGTTTTTTCCTCTGGTCCAAAAGCAAGAAGCGCTTTTTTATTTCGGCCTACAACTTGTACCACTTCAATTTCATCTGACTTTGAAAAAGTCTTGAAAAGATGAGTAGCAATATTGCCAGTGCCTAAAATGCTTACCTTGATCATAGGGCGAAAATAAGCATATATTTAGGTTTGGCATTTTCTACAAATAAAAAATAATACTGATTTTGCAAATTTGGTAAATGAAACAATTGGTTCTGAGAATATTGAGGTTTTCCTCATTTGTACAAATCAGACACAAAGTTGTACAATTCTTAAAAGGGAGATGTTTTTAAAGTTGATTTCAGAAAAAATTCACTTATAATTAACAGTTTTGCGAAGACTTTAGGGGCGTTCCTTCACCTCTAAATAATAAAAAGGGCGTATTTTTGCCTGCTGAAAACCAATTTAGCTGCTGCTGATGAACATGCTCAAGAAATTCTTTTTCTCCACAAGATTGATGTCCGTTCTTTTTATAGTATTCGCCGTTGCCATGGGGCTGGGTACGTTTATTGAAAGTAAGTACAGTACGGAAACAGCAAGAATTTGGATTTATAATACGTTGTGGTTTGAGGCTATTATGGTGTTTTTTGTTATCAATTTTATTGGTAATATGTTCAGATATCGCCTTTTAAGGTGGGAAAAATGGGCCGTATTAACACTTCACCTTTCATGGATATTTATAATAGTTGGCGCCTTTGTTACAAGGTATATCAGTTATGAAGGTATGATGCCAATCCGAGAGGGTAAATCAGAAAAAGTATTCTATTCAGATAAAACATATTTAACAGCTTACGTTGACGGCGAAATTAACGGTGAAGCCAAAAGAAAGACATTACAAGAAGATTTAATTGTTACGGCAGAAGACATAAAGTCCAATTTGCCTTGGAAATCTGATTTTAACGGGCAGTCTTTTTCTATTACTTATGTAGATTTTATTGATGGGGCAAAAGAAGGGATGATTCCTGATGAAAACGGAAAAACCTATTTAAAGATAGTTGAAGCAGGTGATGGGGAGCGTCATGAGCATTTTTTAGAAAGTGGTAAAGTTTCAAGCATTCACAATGTGCTTTTTTCTTTGAACAATGAAACGGATGGGGCTATTAATATTTTTGAGAAAGACGGTGCATATAAAATAAAAACCCCTTTTGAGGGTAGTTTTATGAGAATGGCAGACCAGTTTCAAGGGCAGGTCGTTAAGGATAGCTTGCAAGAATTTCAATTGCGGTCCTTGTATTCTACAGCAGGTATGCAATTCGTTATTCCGGAGCCGGTAGTAACCGGTTCTTATGGAATAGTAAAAGTGCCAAAAGAAGAAATTACCGATGCAACTATGGATGCTTTGGTGGTTGAAATCTCAGCAAATGGCGAAACCGTTCAACAAAAATTGTTGGGAGGAAGAGGGGTTGCTGATTTTTCGGATAAGGTAACCGTAGGCGGTCTAGATTTTAGTTTGAGTTATGGTTCCAAGGTTTATGAACTTCCTTTTAGTATTAAATTGAATGATTTTATAGCAGAGAAATACCCGGGTACAGAGCAAGGATATAAATCTTTTATGAGTAAGGTTACCGTGGAAGATGAACGCCCGTTTGATTATAAAATCTTTATGAACAATATTTTGGATCATAGAGGGTATCGTTTCTTTCAGTCTAGTTTCCACCCAGATGAAAAAGGTACCGTTCTGTCCGTGAACCATGATCAGTGGGGTACGCGCATTACATATTTGGGGTACTATTTACTTTACATTGGTTTAATGGGTATTATGTTTTTTGGAAAAACAAGGTTTAAAGATTTAGCGGTTTCTCTGGAGAAGTTAAAAAGCAAAAAAGCAAAACTGACCACGGTTCTGGTTTTGGGAATGTTGTTGAATGTAAATGCTCAGGAACATTCAGCAGATGATGGTCATGATCATAGTAGCACCACACCTACTCAATCTCAAATAGACTCCCTTTTGCAAACTACAATTGTTTCTGAGGAGCATGCGGAGAAGTTTGGGAAACTTGTAATTCAGGATGAAGGTGGCCGTATGAAGCCTATCCATACGTTTTCATCAGAGTTGTTAAGAAAACTAAGCTTAAAGGATGTGTATAAGGATATGAATGCCGATCAGGTGTTTTTATCCATGATGTTGAGTCCGGCAGCGTGGTACAATGCAAAATTCTTGGCTGTTGATAAAAAGGGAAAGAACGATAGTATACGACACGTAATAGGCGTTCCGGAAGGACAGAAATTTGCTAAGGCCACCGACTTCTTTGATGCTGAAGGCAATTATAAATTACAACCTTTTTTAGCAAAGGCAACTTCAACCAATATTCCCAATCAGTTTGATACGGATCTAAAGGATGCCAATATTCGTTTAAGTCTATTAGATCAGGCTTTAAGTGGGCGTATCATTAAAATTTTCCCATTGTTGAATGACGAAAACAACAAATGGATATCGGCTATAGAATATAGAGGAGGACAGTATCAGGTTTCGGATTCACTTTACGCCAACTTTATAAAGAATTCTGTTCCCTATTATCTAATGACTTTACGTAAAGCAAAGGAAACAGGAGACTACACTAATGCCGATAAATTGTTGGATGCTTTTAAGCAAAACCAATTGAATCATGGTAAAGAAGTACTTCCTTCTGAAGCTAAAATCAATACGGAGGTCATCTATAATAAGCTGGATATTTTCAACACATTGTATCGCCTTTATGCTGTAGTAGGGGTGGTAATGTTCTTTATTTTGGTATTCCAGATTTTTAAAGATCGTTCTATTTGGCGGGTTTCCGTGTACGCCTTAAAGGGTACTATTTTTATTCTGTTCCTATGGCATACGGCAGGTCTTATTTTACGTTGGTATATTTCAGGACATGCCCCTTGGACAAATGCCTATGAGAGTATTCTTTACGTTTCCTGGGCAACCATGGGAATGGGACTCTTGTTTGCTAGAAAAAGTAATATAACCATTGCAGCCTCGGCTTTTGTTGCGAGTATGTTGCTTACCATTGCGCATTGGAACTGGGTAGATCCTGCTATTTCTAATTTGGTACCGGTGCTTGATAGTTATTGGCTTATGGTTCATGTTGCCGTAATCGTTGCAAGTTATGGGCCGTTATCCGTAGCTATGATTCTTGGTTTGGTTTCTTTGTTGCTTATGATTTTTACCAACAAGAAGAACAAAGCCAAAATGGACCTGAATATTAAAGAGCTGACTATTATCAATGAACTATCTATGACTGTAGGGCTTGTTATGCTCACCATTGGAAACTTCTTGGGAGGGCAATGGGCAAACGAAAGTTGGGGTAGATATTGGGGTTGGGATCCTAAAGAAACTTGGGCATTGATATCCATAATGGTGTATGCCTTTGTCCTTCACATACGTCTCGTACCCGCTTTACGAAGTAAATGGGCATTCAATTTTCTAAGTGTTATAGCTTTTGGAAGTATTATGATGACCTATTTTGGAGTGAATTATTACTTGGTAGGTCTACATAGTTACGGACAAAGTGGTGCAGCTGCAATTACTCCAGATTATGTTTGGTATATAGCTTTAGGAGCATTGATTCTTGGTATCATAAGTTACTGGAGGTATAGGGTTAATTATGTGAAGTAGGGAATAATATTTTTTTTGTAGCGGTTCTATTTTAGACCATTTTCTCGGGGGAATAAAATAAATAGCATACTTCTGTAATCCGTGCCCAATTTTTTTCTTAAGACAGAAAAAGCTTTGGTAATTTGAGCTTCAACTGTTTTTATGGAAACATTTAGGTGGTGGGCTATTTCTAAATTCGTTAAGCCCTCGTTTCTACTGAGTAAAAAAACCTCTCTACATTTTGGAGGTAATTTTTGTATTTCTTTTTTTATCTTGGAAATCACTTTTTCCAATGATACATCATCGTGGGCAGCAGTAGCTCTATCCAAAGCATTAAAATATTTCTGCTCAAGAACCATGGTTGAACGCTTTTTCTTGTATTGGTTAATAAATTCGTTATGAACAGATTTAAAAAGATAGTTTTGTAAAGAAGCGGTAATACTTATTTTTTTTCGTTGTTCCCAAGTTCTTAAGAATACATTTTGGAGTATATCTTCCGCTAAAGCATGGTTATTGGTCAAACTAAGTGCATACCCATATAGTCTTTTATTGTAATGATCAACCAAATAGATAAAGGCATCTTCTTCACCTTTTTTTAATCGGCCTATTAAAAAGAGATCCTCTTTACTACTCATAAAAATAAGGTTAGATTATAAATTAAAACTGTAATAATTACAAATATGAAAAAAAAATTGCAAAATTATTAGGGTATTGTGAATTGGCTTTGTCATTACTAATAGAGATAAGCTAAATTATGATTCTTCCAGAAACGGAAAACCGTATTTTAAAATATTTAACCAATGAAGCAAGTGCTGATGATTTAGACTTTTTGTCTGATTGGGTGCTTGTTGAAGAAAACGAACTGCTCTTTGAAGCATATGTAAAAGTATATTTTGAAACAATGGTGGCTATGAATGAACCTGATACGGATAAAATAAAGAAGAAGCTTTTAGAAGAAATCAAACGAGAAAAAAGGACAGTATTTAGTCCGGTAGTTTTGAAATTCATGAAATATGCCGCTGTGGCCGTATTGTTTTTATCGTTGGGATATTTATATCAAAATGATTTTTTTAATAAAAAGAGTGATGATATACTTGTTCCAAATGAAGAACAAATTACCATTACAATGGGTAATGGGAAAATTGAAGTTTTAGATCCAAGTAGAAAAGGAAAAGTAAAGGATGTAAATGGTAATGTAGTAGGTAAT
This genomic interval from Zobellia roscoffensis contains the following:
- a CDS encoding septum formation inhibitor Maf; protein product: MQTRTKLSLSFLLFTLLLSFTQSCKEAKQNTKKDIALHTEKAEDSPKRELSSEFKKYWYAGEAEVTSYKLQLARYGEIREGKAVLVYVTEPFLNKKQVKADGPNPDNIPVLKLNSTKKYLTGIYPYSIMTSTFSPVNDNNHALKVSFSAQEWCGQVYAQLNNREKFDIMSHSYFETEADQNFELEKTTLENELWNKIRIAPESLPTGNLKIIPSLEYIRLSHKELKPYNSTISISDENGITSYKIFYPELERTLTINFTTTFPHSIESWSDTFTSGFGKNAKQMTSTATKIKTLKTPYWQQNRNKDLSLRDSLGL
- a CDS encoding RNA polymerase sigma factor, coding for MSSKEDLFLIGRLKKGEEDAFIYLVDHYNKRLYGYALSLTNNHALAEDILQNVFLRTWEQRKKISITASLQNYLFKSVHNEFINQYKKKRSTMVLEQKYFNALDRATAAHDDVSLEKVISKIKKEIQKLPPKCREVFLLSRNEGLTNLEIAHHLNVSIKTVEAQITKAFSVLRKKLGTDYRSMLFILFPRENGLK
- a CDS encoding KdsC family phosphatase gives rise to the protein MEKSYKEYLKNINTFVFDVDGVFTDSTLIITSEGEMLRTMSVKDGYAVKTALQKGYKICIISGGTNEGVRKRLQELGVTDIYLGAHQKMDALNEYMANNNIAPSTMLYMGDDIPDIPPMKTVALPTCPQNAVPEVKATSMYVSHKNGGEGCVRDVIEQVLKVNGDWMSNFSAAND
- the ccsA gene encoding cytochrome c biogenesis protein, with protein sequence MNMLKKFFFSTRLMSVLFIVFAVAMGLGTFIESKYSTETARIWIYNTLWFEAIMVFFVINFIGNMFRYRLLRWEKWAVLTLHLSWIFIIVGAFVTRYISYEGMMPIREGKSEKVFYSDKTYLTAYVDGEINGEAKRKTLQEDLIVTAEDIKSNLPWKSDFNGQSFSITYVDFIDGAKEGMIPDENGKTYLKIVEAGDGERHEHFLESGKVSSIHNVLFSLNNETDGAINIFEKDGAYKIKTPFEGSFMRMADQFQGQVVKDSLQEFQLRSLYSTAGMQFVIPEPVVTGSYGIVKVPKEEITDATMDALVVEISANGETVQQKLLGGRGVADFSDKVTVGGLDFSLSYGSKVYELPFSIKLNDFIAEKYPGTEQGYKSFMSKVTVEDERPFDYKIFMNNILDHRGYRFFQSSFHPDEKGTVLSVNHDQWGTRITYLGYYLLYIGLMGIMFFGKTRFKDLAVSLEKLKSKKAKLTTVLVLGMLLNVNAQEHSADDGHDHSSTTPTQSQIDSLLQTTIVSEEHAEKFGKLVIQDEGGRMKPIHTFSSELLRKLSLKDVYKDMNADQVFLSMMLSPAAWYNAKFLAVDKKGKNDSIRHVIGVPEGQKFAKATDFFDAEGNYKLQPFLAKATSTNIPNQFDTDLKDANIRLSLLDQALSGRIIKIFPLLNDENNKWISAIEYRGGQYQVSDSLYANFIKNSVPYYLMTLRKAKETGDYTNADKLLDAFKQNQLNHGKEVLPSEAKINTEVIYNKLDIFNTLYRLYAVVGVVMFFILVFQIFKDRSIWRVSVYALKGTIFILFLWHTAGLILRWYISGHAPWTNAYESILYVSWATMGMGLLFARKSNITIAASAFVASMLLTIAHWNWVDPAISNLVPVLDSYWLMVHVAVIVASYGPLSVAMILGLVSLLLMIFTNKKNKAKMDLNIKELTIINELSMTVGLVMLTIGNFLGGQWANESWGRYWGWDPKETWALISIMVYAFVLHIRLVPALRSKWAFNFLSVIAFGSIMMTYFGVNYYLVGLHSYGQSGAAAITPDYVWYIALGALILGIISYWRYRVNYVK
- a CDS encoding mechanosensitive ion channel domain-containing protein, with the translated sequence MIATAITFCLLLILKFVTDKTIRKIGRISDIVEARTLLITKYASMLLTLVGIGVISFIWGVNFREVGLVFSSVFAVIGVALFASWSILSNITAGAILFFSFPFKIGDRVKILDKDIESEEPFLIEDIRAFHVSLRKSNGELLVYPNNLMMQKAVTLIYSSEDTPDGSEET
- a CDS encoding Maf family nucleotide pyrophosphatase, with the translated sequence MLDLNNHSIILASGSPRRHQFLTEMGLPFEVRLKPVDEVYPFELEGSEISDYLAKLKADVFEGSLKTNEILITSDTVVWHNGLSLAKAADAQEAYDMLSTLSGDWHDVITSVCFTTSNTQKVVHQITKVKFRHLLEEEIHFYINTYKPYDKAGAYGIQEWIGLIGIEEIKGSYPNVVGLPTQLVYKTLRTMVK
- a CDS encoding Rossmann-like and DUF2520 domain-containing protein — protein: MIKVSILGTGNIATHLFKTFSKSDEIEVVQVVGRNKKALLAFGPEEKTTSDFSNLKSSDIYIIALSDDAIQSISEEVKINNGLLVHTSGSTSMSQLSKHGRHGVFYPLQSFSKSKAIDFNNIPICLEANTKEDLNLLKKLASLISKNIYEIDSKQRKSLHLAAVFVNNFTNHLYHIGSEICKENTIPFEILSPLIQETAKKIESLTPYEAQTGPGKRGDFNTISNHLEQLKNPEYKAIYEQLSNSIQLTYGKEL